From the genome of Actinomycetota bacterium, one region includes:
- the rplA gene encoding 50S ribosomal protein L1 gives MKRGKKYQEALKKIDRSRLYTPLLAIRLLKENATARFDETAEVHIRLGVDPRQADQQVRGTVVLPYGTGKTIRVLVFAQGEKAREAEEAGADYVGGTELIEKIQKGWLDFDVAVATPDMMGKIGKLGRILGPRGLMPNPKVGTVTFDIGKVVQEIKAGKIAYKIDKFGVIHAPIGKISFTEKELIENYATLLEDILKEKPVSAKGKYLKSITITSTMGPGIRVDPSKTRDLLEEEAV, from the coding sequence TTGAAAAGAGGGAAGAAGTACCAGGAAGCTTTGAAAAAAATCGATAGAAGTAGGTTATACACACCGCTGCTAGCGATTAGATTGTTGAAGGAAAACGCGACTGCGCGTTTCGACGAGACCGCCGAGGTTCACATCAGGTTGGGGGTTGATCCTCGTCAAGCCGATCAGCAAGTCCGAGGTACAGTGGTTCTACCATATGGTACGGGGAAAACCATTCGAGTACTCGTTTTTGCTCAAGGTGAAAAAGCAAGGGAGGCGGAGGAAGCAGGAGCGGATTATGTGGGAGGCACTGAGCTTATAGAGAAAATTCAGAAGGGGTGGCTCGACTTTGATGTTGCTGTTGCCACACCGGATATGATGGGTAAAATTGGCAAATTGGGTAGGATACTCGGTCCCCGTGGACTTATGCCCAACCCAAAGGTGGGTACGGTAACTTTCGATATTGGGAAAGTGGTCCAGGAGATTAAGGCTGGAAAGATCGCCTATAAAATCGATAAATTTGGCGTAATTCATGCTCCTATTGGAAAAATTTCCTTCACGGAAAAGGAATTAATTGAGAATTATGCCACTCTTCTTGAGGATATCCTTAAAGAGAAGCCGGTTTCAGCTAAAGGAAAGTATTTAAAGAGCATCACCATTACCTCAACAATGGGACCGGGAATAAGAGTTGATCCAAGCAAGACTAGAGACTTGCTGGAGGAAGAGGCGGTATAA
- the rplK gene encoding 50S ribosomal protein L11 produces the protein MAKKIIGVVKLQIPAGQANPAPPVGPALGQYGVNIMEFCKAYNTQTASQTGTIIPVEITIYEDRSFSFVTKTPPASILLKQAAGIEAGSGEAGRQKVATISKEKIREIAQLKMPDLNANSIEAAMKIIEGTAKSMGIEIKD, from the coding sequence ATGGCTAAGAAGATAATAGGTGTGGTAAAACTTCAGATTCCCGCTGGGCAAGCCAATCCGGCTCCACCAGTTGGACCGGCTTTGGGGCAATATGGCGTCAATATAATGGAATTTTGCAAGGCTTATAATACTCAAACCGCGTCTCAAACTGGTACGATTATACCCGTGGAGATAACCATATACGAGGATAGGTCATTCTCCTTCGTCACCAAGACGCCTCCAGCTTCCATTCTCCTCAAGCAGGCTGCAGGGATAGAAGCGGGCTCGGGTGAAGCTGGTCGGCAGAAGGTGGCCACGATCTCCAAGGAAAAAATCAGAGAGATCGCTCAACTGAAAATGCCAGATCTAAATGCAAATAGCATAGAAGCAGCCATGAAGATAATAGAAGGCACCGCGAAAAGCATGGGCATTGAAATTAAGGACTAG